One Williamsia phyllosphaerae DNA segment encodes these proteins:
- a CDS encoding alpha/beta fold hydrolase — protein MPDIALTRFSEPSAKPMLVLGPSLGTSVTALWGGSAERLVHRFDVVGWDLPGHGASIPAAKSFDIAELAGGVIAAVECLLALSGRDRFFYAGVSVGGAVGLQLLLDSPELVKVAVVMCTGAKIGEAHGWRDRASTVRQAGTASMVAGSIERWFRPGLVERRPREATSVLQSLRDTDDESYALVCESLGGFDVRSRLATINTPVHAVAGAHDAVTPVACLTEIADGVRHGTLTVLDHVAHLAPLENPAEAARLIGIHCSNA, from the coding sequence GTGCCTGATATCGCCCTGACGAGGTTCTCCGAACCGTCAGCCAAGCCAATGCTCGTGCTCGGTCCGTCGCTGGGAACCTCCGTGACGGCTCTGTGGGGGGGCAGTGCGGAGCGTTTGGTTCACCGCTTTGACGTTGTCGGGTGGGATCTTCCCGGTCACGGAGCGAGCATCCCCGCAGCGAAGAGTTTCGACATCGCCGAGCTCGCCGGGGGCGTGATCGCGGCGGTCGAGTGTCTCCTGGCTTTGTCGGGGCGTGACAGGTTCTTCTATGCCGGGGTCTCTGTGGGCGGCGCTGTCGGCTTACAGTTGCTTCTAGATAGCCCCGAGTTGGTGAAAGTTGCCGTAGTGATGTGCACAGGGGCGAAGATCGGTGAGGCGCACGGATGGCGCGATCGTGCGTCAACCGTTCGACAGGCCGGGACGGCCTCGATGGTCGCGGGATCGATCGAGAGGTGGTTCCGGCCGGGGTTGGTCGAACGGCGGCCACGAGAGGCGACCTCGGTGCTGCAGTCGTTACGTGACACCGACGATGAATCGTACGCGCTCGTTTGCGAGTCTCTCGGCGGCTTCGACGTCCGGTCCCGTCTTGCGACCATCAACACACCGGTACACGCGGTGGCCGGTGCCCACGACGCGGTTACCCCGGTGGCATGTTTGACCGAAATTGCCGATGGTGTCCGTCACGGGACGCTGACAGTTCTCGATCATGTTGCGCATCTCGCGCCGCTCGAGAACCCTGCCGAGGCGGCCCGCCTCATCGGGATCCACTGCTCGAACGCATGA
- the catA gene encoding catechol 1,2-dioxygenase → MSVDQTITATAAASGANATQRFTTDKIGGAQTPPERVSELAREVLASVHKTIRDHNVTYDEYNALKSWLIMVGQDGEWPLFLDVWVEHVVEEVAAQSREGSKGTIEGPYYVPDAPELGFESTLPTRDNEAGTPLLFQGQVRGVDGTPLPEAVLEIWHADADGFYSQFAPGIPEWNLRGTVTADTEGRFHIHTVKPAPYQIPTDGACGKLISAAGWHPWRPAHLHLKVAAAGHQQVTTQLYFPGDSHNDDDVANAVKPELILAPTEVDGGQQVTYDFVLDPDVDDKS, encoded by the coding sequence ATGAGCGTCGACCAGACGATCACCGCCACTGCCGCAGCGTCCGGTGCCAACGCGACGCAGCGTTTCACCACCGACAAGATCGGTGGCGCGCAGACGCCGCCGGAACGGGTCAGTGAACTCGCGCGCGAGGTCCTCGCATCTGTGCACAAGACGATCCGCGATCACAACGTCACCTACGACGAGTACAACGCGTTGAAGTCGTGGCTGATCATGGTCGGTCAGGACGGTGAGTGGCCGCTGTTCCTCGACGTGTGGGTCGAGCACGTCGTGGAGGAGGTCGCCGCGCAAAGTCGTGAGGGCAGCAAGGGGACCATCGAGGGGCCGTACTACGTGCCCGACGCACCCGAACTCGGCTTCGAGTCAACACTTCCCACCCGTGATAACGAGGCCGGCACCCCGCTGCTGTTCCAGGGGCAGGTCCGCGGGGTCGACGGGACGCCGCTCCCCGAAGCGGTGCTGGAGATCTGGCACGCCGACGCCGACGGTTTCTACTCTCAGTTCGCCCCGGGCATCCCGGAGTGGAACCTGCGCGGCACCGTCACCGCGGACACCGAGGGCCGCTTCCACATCCACACCGTCAAGCCGGCGCCCTACCAGATCCCGACCGACGGGGCCTGCGGCAAGCTGATCTCGGCTGCGGGCTGGCATCCGTGGCGTCCGGCGCATCTGCACCTCAAGGTTGCCGCTGCCGGACATCAGCAGGTCACCACCCAGCTCTACTTCCCGGGCGATTCGCACAACGATGACGACGTCGCCAACGCGGTGAAGCCCGAGCTGATCCTCGCGCCCACCGAGGTCGACGGTGGACAACAGGTGACCTACGACTTCGTGCTCGACCCAGACGTCGACGACAAGTCCTGA
- the catC gene encoding muconolactone Delta-isomerase → MLFAVTMEVALPQDMEPDLRADTLAREKAYSQDLQRAGEWVSIWRCVGQYSNLSIFDVRDNERLHEILWNLPLFPFMTIQVTPLAQHPSDIAAGENP, encoded by the coding sequence ATGCTTTTCGCGGTGACCATGGAAGTAGCGCTCCCGCAGGACATGGAGCCCGACCTCCGTGCCGACACCCTCGCACGGGAGAAGGCGTACTCGCAGGACCTGCAGCGCGCGGGGGAGTGGGTGAGCATCTGGCGATGCGTCGGGCAGTACTCGAACCTGAGCATCTTCGATGTCCGGGACAACGAACGGCTGCACGAGATCCTCTGGAATCTCCCGTTGTTCCCGTTCATGACCATTCAGGTCACCCCACTCGCGCAACACCCCTCCGACATCGCCGCGGGTGAGAATCCGTGA